The nucleotide window GTGCCGGAGAACCCTTTGACGGAACCGGAAGACCCATGCCCCGCAATCCTGATCCCCGCACCGCTGGCCCCCAGACGCCCTTTCCCGAGCAGACCCAGTCCCACCCCGGCATCGAGGCGCGCATGTCGCCGGCGCCCGACTACGGCGAGGACTCCTACAAGGGCCTGGGCCGCATGAAGGACCGGGTGGCGCTCGTCACCGGCGGGGACAGCGGCATTGGCCGCGCGGTGTGCCTGGCCTTCGCCCGCGAGGGCGCGGACGTGGCCTTCGGCTACCTCAACGAGCACGAGGACGCGCAGAAGACCCAGCGCATCATCGAGGGCGCGGGGCGCCAGGTGCTGGCGATGCCCGGGGACCTGGCCCTCGAGGCGCACTGCCGCGAGCTCGTGGAGAGCACGGTGAAGCGCTTTGGCCGCATCGACGTGCTGGTGAACAACGCCGCCTTCCAGGGCAAGGCGGTGGAGAAGTTCGAGGAGCTGGAGGCCGAGCGCATCGAGCGCGCCTTCCGGGTGAACATCCTGGCCATGTTCCACCTGGTGCGCCTGGCGCTGCCGCACATGAAGCCCGGCGGCTCCATCATCAACGTCGCCTCCGTGCAGGCGTATCAGCCCTCGGCGCCCATCCTCGACTACGCGAGCACCAAGGGCGCCATCGTCACCTTCACCAAGGGGCTCGCGCAGTCGCTCATCGAGCGAGGGATCCGCGTCAACTCCGTGGCCCCGGGCCCCGTGTGGACGCCCATCATCCCCCAGTCTTACGAGGGCGAGAAGGTGCAAAAGTTCGGTGAGAACACCCCCATGGGCCGCCCGGCGCAGCCCGCCGAGCTGGCGCCCTCTTTCGTGTTCCTCGCCTGCGATGAATCCCGCTACGTCAACGGTGAAATCCTCGGCGTGACGGGTGGAAAGGTGCTGGCATAGCCTCCGCTGAGGCTGGAAAAGCGTGGCCAGAGGCGGGGGCGGCCCCCCGCTTCCGTGGGAATAAGGTCTTTTTCCGCATGTCGGATGGATGGCAGTCCCCATTCCGGGGACGGCCCTCAAGCAGGCGGAGGACGGGGCTGGGTTGCTTTTGTCCCCGCAGACCGTTTCTGATCTGTGACGGAGCACCGTCCTACCCACGGAGGCAGCTACGCATGCAGATGAACATCACCTTCCGTCAG belongs to Stigmatella erecta and includes:
- a CDS encoding SDR family oxidoreductase, coding for MPRNPDPRTAGPQTPFPEQTQSHPGIEARMSPAPDYGEDSYKGLGRMKDRVALVTGGDSGIGRAVCLAFAREGADVAFGYLNEHEDAQKTQRIIEGAGRQVLAMPGDLALEAHCRELVESTVKRFGRIDVLVNNAAFQGKAVEKFEELEAERIERAFRVNILAMFHLVRLALPHMKPGGSIINVASVQAYQPSAPILDYASTKGAIVTFTKGLAQSLIERGIRVNSVAPGPVWTPIIPQSYEGEKVQKFGENTPMGRPAQPAELAPSFVFLACDESRYVNGEILGVTGGKVLA